The genomic DNA GTCAAATAACTCCAACTATTAACAGAAATGCATCAAGACGCTGTTTTACTCAAAAATGGTTCTCGATACTTTGACTAAAAAGCCTCAACTCGAACTGACATTTGTTTTTATTTTGACAAGTTGCCACACTTCAATTGCTCTCAGTTCATGATCCATTCTTTCTTTCGCAATGAGGTTTCATTTATGAGGTCCCTGCTTCGCAGGGGTTTTTTAATTATACCCATCATTCTGAGGCAATAAATTTGGATTTCGCAAAAACTCCAACTCTGGGATGGGTAATAATATATTAGTATCTCGCCAGTTAGATTTTATAGGTGCTAATACATCTATGGCATTTCCTGTTCTTTTTAAATCGAACCAACGCTGCCCTTGTTCTGTAAATAGTTCTACTTGCCTTTCTTGAAGAATGGCATCCAGTAACGTATTCGCTGTGTTCGCTGTGGTATTGGGTAAGCCCGCTCTGTTTCTAATTATATTTAAATCTGCCTGGGCTCCAGTTATATTTTCTTGTTGTGCTCTGGCTTCGGCTCTAATCAAATATTGTTCTGCCAAGCGAAACACTATTGGATATTCTTTAGATTCCAATGTTTCTCCATTAGAAGAAAACGTGTTTCTATTCTGTTTATATTTAAAGGCATAACGAAAAGTACCCACTCCATTTGTAAAACTACCTACCCAATTAACTTCACGCTGATCATTAGGCTCAAAAGCATCTTTCATCGAATCGCTAAAAGCAACACTTACTGGTCTTCCATCTAAAATAAAATTCCCAGCATCTCGTGTGTTTTGTCCTTCAATATGTGGTTTAATTTGCCATATGGTTCCTGAGGCATCTTTTAGAAATACCTTGTTTAAATCAAGTTCCAAGATATATTCATTAATGGCATTATTGGCAAAAGCTTCAGCAAACTCCCATTGCTGGCTATATAAATAGACTCTTGCTAAAAGCGCGTCTACAACCCCTCTATATATACGTATACGCTCCCCAGATATGTCTTCTCCTAATAAACCAGACGCATCCATTAAATCATTTATAATATGATTATATACTTCATCTACAGGCATACGTAATACGGTTGTATTAATAATATAATCTGTAGTACTTATATAAGGAATAGGACCAAAAAGCTCTACCAATATGGTATGGAGATACGCCCTTATAAATAAGGCTTCTCCTTGTAATTGATTTTTATCTTCAAGTTCTATAGCTTTAGAGTTCTCTATTCCTTCTATAATGTCATTGGCAGCATAAATTAAATTATACGTACTATTCCACATAGTAGATATTATTGCATTCGATTCTGATACCGTATGCTCATAGAATGGGTTAGGGTTACCAATATTATCCAATTCATCGGCATATAACCCCATGACCGAACTCAATACAGCTACCGAGCCTCCTCCTCGCATTTTGGAATAAATATTATTCAAAGCTGCTTCGGCAGTAGCCGTTTCTTCAAAAACGGTTGCAGAGGTTAATTGGTTTATGGGAAGATCAACCTCCACAAAGTCCTCACAACTTGCTACCAATACTATCAATAGAAGTAAACGCGGTAGTTTCCATATTCTGAAAATTATTATATACTTCCTTCTAAAGTGATTTATTTTTTTCATTTTTTTATTTTAATTGATTCTCTCTACACCAGCTAGTCCCTTGTCTAGAAATATTTGCTGGATCTTTTCTTAACGCATAATCCGATATTAAAAGCTTAAATTTAATCCTAAAGAGAATTGACGAAGCGGTGGGAGCGCCCCTACTCCTAGACCTTCTGGATCTCCTGTTCGCAATGGCGTGATAATAAACAGATTCTGTCCTTGTAGGTAGACACTTAAATCCATACCCTTTGTGAATGTTTTAGGAACTGTATAATTCAAGGATATATTACGCAAACGGATAAAAGAACCATCAACTATAGCTGCATTACTAAAACCATATAACTCTTGAGCTCTTTCGGCATCGGTATTACTCACAAAATAACCCTGAGTGGCACTTTGGTCTCCTACACCTTGCCAGTGTTCTAGTAGCGTTAGTGGTAAATTGTCCATAGTAGAACCAGGAACACCAATAAGCGCCTCATACTTCTTAATTTCCTGTTTCCTAAACTGAAAGAAAACATCTAAACTTAAACCTTTATAAGTAAAGGTATTGCCGAAGCCTCCAAAATACTTAGGTGTTAAGTCTGCACGTAATTGAGTATCATTTATATCTATTACGGCATCATTGTTATAGTCCTCAAATTGATAGATCCCTGTCTCTGGATCTACGCCTTTAAAATTATAGAGTCTACTAATTCCCAATGGTTCTCCTATGATAAGGGTAGATTGCGTAGAGCTTTCAATACCCGGAAATGCTAACAGCTTGTTTCTATTGAGCGAGATATTAAAGGTGGTACGCCATTTAAAGTGTTTGGTTTTCACATTTATTGTACGCAAATCAAACTCAAAACCTTTGTTTTCAACAATAGCATCAAAGTTAGCATTGATCCCGGTAAACCCTGTGGTACCAGGTAACGGCGAATTAATAAGTTGGTTAGATGACCTATTTCGATACCATGCCGCTGTTAAAAAGATACGATCCTTTAAAAAACCAACCTCTAAGGCTGCTTCTAATTTTTTAGTGACTGCCCAAGCAAAATCAGGATTGAACAACCTTGTGGGTTCTATACCTCCAAATGGTCCAGACACTTGGTAGGTATTAATAAAAGCATAATTTGGAGAATTATCACTACCCGTAACACCATAACTGGCACGGACTTTCCCTAAACTTAACACCGTATTGTCTTCTAAAAAGCGTTCTTCTGAAAACAACCATGCGGATCCTACAGCTCCAAAATTACCAAACTGTTTACCGGGGCCAAATCTAGAAGAACCATCACGCCGTCCCGTAATGTTTAGTATATATTTGTCTTTTATATTTACATTAATTCTGCCAAAAAACGACTGATATTTATAATCGCTAGCATCATTGAAAGGAATTTCTACGAGACCCGCCGAGTTTATGTCAAGAAGCAATTTATTGCTAATAAAATCTTCTCCATGAACAACCAGTTGCGTCTCTTTGTTTTGTTGAAAAGTAGCCCCAACCAGTACTTTTAAACTGGTATCCCCCCATTCGTTTTGCCAATTGATCTGTGGCTCTATGATCCAAGATTGTCGACTACCAGCATTGGTATCCAGTTCAGAAAATTCACTAGAATATGGGTCTTCATCATTTTCAGGTGGTGAAAACTGCGTATGCGGTTGTGCCCAATAGGAATCTAATCTGTTATCTGTATACCCCATGTTTGTCTTAAACTCCAATTCTGGAATAGGACGATATGATAATACCGTATTGGCAATAAGATTCCGTGTTACAGCCCTATAAGTTGTTCTCGAAAACGCCAGCGGGTTGCGTATAAAATCTCCAAAATCACCCCAATAATTTAGGTTACCTTCATCATCATAAAGTGCCGGCGCATTTGGCGCTAAGCGTCTAGCCTGCCTTGTTAAGTCATGACCAGGTAAATTATTGATATCTGACCCATAGGTTCCTGAAAAATTCATACTAAAACGGTCGTCCTTTGATCGGTGGTTGGCATTAACACGCAGGGAGATTTTTTCATATTTTGAGTCTCCAGGAAACACTGTGGTCTCACTAACATATCCACCACTTAATAATATTTGAGTTTGTGCAGTACCTCCTGAAAAGGCGAGTTGAACATTCTGTCTATAAGCTGTATTACCTAAAAGTACTTCCTGCCAATCGGTATAACGATCTTGATCCCAGAGATATACGTCTGGCATGTTTAAACTATTTGGATGTGGATTTTCTGGAGTAACTGAATACCCCGAATTTTCAATAGCCTCACGACGCATGGCTAAATACTGTTGGGTATCCATTAAATCTACAAAACTAGCCACTTCACTAAAGGTGGTACTAACATTAACCTTAATTTGTGTTTTTCCTGATTTGCTTCTTTTGGTGGTGATAAGTACCACGCCATTGGCACCACGAGACCCATAGATAGCTGTGGCGTCAGCATCCTTAAGCACTTCAATGCTTTTAATATCTGTCGGATTGATAGCATTTAATGGGCTTACAAACCCTCCACCAATAATGCTCCCTTCTGTTACCAAAGAAGACTCTAAAGAACCAGACGCATAAGGCACTCCATCTATAATATATAAAGGATCATTAGCAGTACCAAAAGCGCCTCCCTCGTCTATAAAATTTTGCCCACGGATTTGGATGCGAAATCCGCTTCCAGGTACTGAAGTGTTTTGCGTAATATTCACACCAGGGATATGA from Flavivirga abyssicola includes the following:
- a CDS encoding RagB/SusD family nutrient uptake outer membrane protein gives rise to the protein MKKINHFRRKYIIIFRIWKLPRLLLLIVLVASCEDFVEVDLPINQLTSATVFEETATAEAALNNIYSKMRGGGSVAVLSSVMGLYADELDNIGNPNPFYEHTVSESNAIISTMWNSTYNLIYAANDIIEGIENSKAIELEDKNQLQGEALFIRAYLHTILVELFGPIPYISTTDYIINTTVLRMPVDEVYNHIINDLMDASGLLGEDISGERIRIYRGVVDALLARVYLYSQQWEFAEAFANNAINEYILELDLNKVFLKDASGTIWQIKPHIEGQNTRDAGNFILDGRPVSVAFSDSMKDAFEPNDQREVNWVGSFTNGVGTFRYAFKYKQNRNTFSSNGETLESKEYPIVFRLAEQYLIRAEARAQQENITGAQADLNIIRNRAGLPNTTANTANTLLDAILQERQVELFTEQGQRWFDLKRTGNAIDVLAPIKSNWRDTNILLPIPELEFLRNPNLLPQNDGYN
- a CDS encoding SusC/RagA family TonB-linked outer membrane protein; protein product: MIRTFIFLFCTTLLGLTPKHVGSQNDRIVIDADKVLSVDEVFKVVKKQTDYMFVYHQDLFKNFPKVVLKKGNIKLNKLLEQSLIGGDVNIIVAKNNTIIIKEKTRNAKELQRKVSGVVTDQAGVPVTGATVLIKGTKKGVVTDFDGRYTLTVPDPANVLVFSSLGFESKEVTVGNQTTINITLKESVSQLDEVTIEAGYYKTSQRVATGSISKIEAKDIEKQPVNNPLAAMQGHIPGVNITQNTSVPGSGFRIQIRGQNFIDEGGAFGTANDPLYIIDGVPYASGSLESSLVTEGSIIGGGFVSPLNAINPTDIKSIEVLKDADATAIYGSRGANGVVLITTKRSKSGKTQIKVNVSTTFSEVASFVDLMDTQQYLAMRREAIENSGYSVTPENPHPNSLNMPDVYLWDQDRYTDWQEVLLGNTAYRQNVQLAFSGGTAQTQILLSGGYVSETTVFPGDSKYEKISLRVNANHRSKDDRFSMNFSGTYGSDINNLPGHDLTRQARRLAPNAPALYDDEGNLNYWGDFGDFIRNPLAFSRTTYRAVTRNLIANTVLSYRPIPELEFKTNMGYTDNRLDSYWAQPHTQFSPPENDEDPYSSEFSELDTNAGSRQSWIIEPQINWQNEWGDTSLKVLVGATFQQNKETQLVVHGEDFISNKLLLDINSAGLVEIPFNDASDYKYQSFFGRINVNIKDKYILNITGRRDGSSRFGPGKQFGNFGAVGSAWLFSEERFLEDNTVLSLGKVRASYGVTGSDNSPNYAFINTYQVSGPFGGIEPTRLFNPDFAWAVTKKLEAALEVGFLKDRIFLTAAWYRNRSSNQLINSPLPGTTGFTGINANFDAIVENKGFEFDLRTINVKTKHFKWRTTFNISLNRNKLLAFPGIESSTQSTLIIGEPLGISRLYNFKGVDPETGIYQFEDYNNDAVIDINDTQLRADLTPKYFGGFGNTFTYKGLSLDVFFQFRKQEIKKYEALIGVPGSTMDNLPLTLLEHWQGVGDQSATQGYFVSNTDAERAQELYGFSNAAIVDGSFIRLRNISLNYTVPKTFTKGMDLSVYLQGQNLFIITPLRTGDPEGLGVGALPPLRQFSLGLNLSF